From a region of the Ardenticatena maritima genome:
- the phaA gene encoding acetyl-CoA acetyltransferase PhaA, with product MRDIYIVSAVRTPIGRFGGLLKDFSPSDLAAHAMQAALQRAHVAPEHLDIYIFGNVLRAGHGQLIPRQAALKAGIPKEVDGYAVDMVCSSGMMALYNAAMLIRAGEADLALAGGVESMSQAGFFLSHRARWGYKFLLGAPENLVDILLYDGLTDPTTGEAMGEQTERLAAEHGITREELDEIAALSQQRAHAATENGIFAHEIAPIEISTRKGTTLVDRDEGIRPETTTETLAKLRPAFRKDGVLTAGNSSQISDGAAALVLASAEAVERYGLTPIARVLGGAWAAGETWRFPEAPIPAVRNLLNRLNMQIDDFDLFENNEAFAINNILFHRMLGVPYERLNVLGGAVAIGHPIGASGARIVVTLLNALRHHEKTLGLAAICHGTGGGTALAVERLA from the coding sequence ATGCGAGACATCTACATCGTCAGCGCCGTACGAACCCCCATTGGGCGTTTCGGCGGTCTGCTGAAAGACTTTTCCCCCAGCGACCTCGCCGCGCATGCCATGCAAGCCGCGCTGCAACGCGCGCACGTCGCCCCTGAACATCTCGATATCTACATCTTCGGGAATGTCCTGCGTGCCGGGCATGGGCAATTGATTCCCCGTCAAGCCGCGCTCAAAGCGGGCATTCCCAAAGAAGTGGACGGCTACGCTGTGGATATGGTCTGCTCGTCGGGCATGATGGCGCTGTACAACGCCGCCATGCTCATCCGCGCTGGTGAAGCCGACCTTGCTCTAGCCGGCGGCGTGGAATCCATGTCGCAAGCCGGCTTCTTTCTCTCCCACCGTGCCCGTTGGGGATACAAATTCTTGTTAGGTGCTCCCGAAAACCTGGTGGACATCTTGCTTTACGATGGGCTCACCGACCCGACCACGGGGGAAGCAATGGGCGAACAAACTGAACGCCTGGCGGCGGAACATGGCATCACCCGTGAAGAATTGGATGAAATCGCCGCCCTCTCACAACAACGTGCCCACGCCGCTACTGAAAACGGCATTTTCGCCCACGAAATCGCCCCCATCGAAATCAGCACACGCAAAGGCACAACCCTTGTTGATCGGGATGAAGGCATCCGTCCCGAAACCACTACCGAAACGCTGGCGAAACTGCGCCCAGCCTTCCGCAAAGATGGCGTGCTCACCGCCGGCAATTCCAGCCAGATTTCGGACGGGGCGGCGGCATTGGTGCTTGCCAGTGCAGAAGCCGTCGAACGCTATGGGCTCACCCCCATTGCGCGGGTTCTCGGCGGCGCATGGGCGGCTGGTGAAACATGGCGCTTCCCCGAAGCCCCCATCCCCGCTGTGCGCAACCTGCTCAACCGCTTGAACATGCAGATTGACGATTTCGACCTATTTGAAAACAACGAAGCCTTTGCCATCAACAACATCCTCTTCCACCGCATGTTGGGCGTACCGTACGAGCGCCTGAATGTCCTCGGCGGCGCCGTCGCGATTGGTCACCCCATCGGTGCATCCGGCGCCCGCATTGTCGTGACATTGCTGAACGCACTCCGCCATCACGAAAAAACACTTGGGCTCGCCGCCATCTGCCACGGAACAGGCGGCGGCACGGCGCTGGCCGTCGAACGCCTCGCCTAA
- a CDS encoding glycosyltransferase, whose product MHEWGAFLLSWYGQQAGILAYLLLILANTIANALTLRRLETASPPKSLPSVAVLVPARNEAATIERCVRSLLAQTYPDAHIYVLDDNSTDATPEILQNLAHGTERLTVLRGQTLPPGWLGKPWACWQLAHATTADVLVFIDADTWHAPTMLSHLVAALIESQAHLLSVFPRQETRTLAEKLSVPLIPWSLLTHFPLAVAQRFHFPIGAAAIGQVLTMPRAAYERVGGHAVVRQEVAEDMALARHVARLGLRWALWDGTAVASCRMYRSARDVWEGFGKNLFAAFGRRLSVYLFIWLWLTLVFIGPWGMLAAAWIFHAPLSTTIALTSILIAALLWLITARRLRLHPCVVWLFPLIHITSTLIAFHSLGQAMTRRATWKNRPVYPQPSPAEETSHDA is encoded by the coding sequence ATGCATGAATGGGGCGCCTTTCTCCTCTCGTGGTATGGGCAACAAGCGGGCATTCTCGCCTATTTGCTGCTCATTCTGGCAAACACCATTGCCAACGCGCTGACCCTGCGGCGGCTGGAAACAGCGTCTCCCCCGAAAAGCCTCCCATCGGTTGCGGTGCTTGTTCCGGCACGGAATGAAGCCGCCACAATCGAGCGATGTGTGCGCTCCCTACTGGCGCAAACATATCCAGACGCCCACATCTACGTGCTTGATGACAATTCCACAGACGCCACGCCTGAGATTTTGCAGAACCTGGCACACGGGACAGAACGCCTCACCGTGCTGCGCGGCCAGACTTTGCCTCCCGGCTGGCTGGGAAAACCATGGGCGTGCTGGCAACTCGCACACGCCACCACTGCGGACGTACTGGTTTTCATTGACGCCGATACATGGCACGCGCCCACCATGCTCAGCCATCTGGTCGCCGCTCTCATCGAAAGCCAGGCACACCTGCTCTCGGTCTTTCCGCGACAGGAAACGCGCACACTGGCCGAAAAATTGAGCGTGCCTCTGATTCCCTGGAGTCTGCTCACGCATTTTCCGCTGGCGGTGGCACAGCGGTTTCATTTCCCCATTGGTGCGGCGGCAATTGGGCAAGTGCTCACCATGCCGCGCGCCGCCTATGAACGTGTAGGCGGGCATGCGGTGGTGCGCCAAGAAGTCGCCGAAGATATGGCACTGGCGCGCCATGTCGCCCGCCTGGGCTTGCGCTGGGCATTGTGGGACGGTACAGCCGTCGCTTCATGCCGCATGTATCGCTCAGCCCGCGACGTGTGGGAAGGCTTTGGCAAAAACCTGTTCGCCGCATTTGGTCGGCGGCTCAGCGTGTATCTCTTCATCTGGTTGTGGCTCACGCTGGTTTTCATTGGTCCTTGGGGCATGCTCGCCGCGGCATGGATATTTCACGCACCCCTCTCAACCACAATAGCGCTCACCAGCATTCTCATCGCGGCTTTGCTCTGGCTGATAACGGCGCGTCGGCTCCGATTGCACCCCTGCGTCGTCTGGCTCTTCCCCTTGATTCACATCACATCAACCCTAATTGCGTTCCACTCTCTCGGGCAAGCCATGACACGCCGCGCCACGTGGAAAAATCGCCCGGTCTATCCCCAACCATCCCCCGCAGAAGAAACAAGCCATGACGCTTGA
- a CDS encoding GNAT family N-acetyltransferase yields MHLETARLILRDFQPDDWELVLAYRRDARYQRFYPETEHTPTSAQEFVRRCMNAAAQHPRTTYQLAIETRHPQGLIGTIGLRIAPNAPWRAEVGCELNPLVWGKGYATEALRALCTFAFTRTTLERLEASTLAENQAAVHVLQQCGFLCEGRHRHTNFFRERFWDRLTFSRLRSDLAGE; encoded by the coding sequence ATGCACCTTGAAACAGCGCGCCTCATTCTGCGCGATTTTCAACCCGACGATTGGGAACTCGTGCTCGCATATCGGCGCGACGCGCGCTATCAACGTTTCTACCCGGAAACCGAGCACACCCCCACCAGCGCGCAAGAGTTCGTTCGGCGGTGCATGAACGCGGCCGCCCAACACCCACGCACAACGTATCAACTCGCCATCGAAACACGCCATCCACAGGGGCTTATTGGCACAATCGGCTTGCGTATTGCGCCCAACGCTCCCTGGCGCGCCGAAGTCGGGTGCGAACTCAACCCGCTTGTCTGGGGAAAAGGGTACGCCACAGAAGCCTTACGGGCACTCTGCACGTTTGCATTCACACGAACCACGCTGGAACGCCTTGAAGCCTCAACGTTGGCGGAAAATCAGGCCGCGGTTCATGTGTTGCAGCAGTGCGGCTTTCTCTGTGAAGGTCGCCACCGCCATACGAATTTCTTTCGCGAGCGTTTTTGGGACCGCTTGACGTTCTCACGTCTCAGAAGTGACCTGGCTGGGGAATAA
- a CDS encoding class I SAM-dependent methyltransferase has translation MGTPRDILHYNREAWNREVAQGNPWTIPVSAEEVARARRGDVRILLTPSRFVPRSWFPPEWEGVHVLCLASGGGQQAPLLAAAGAQVTVLDNSPAQLARDEEVAAREGLTIRTVLGDMANVHMFADNTFDLIVHPVSNTFVPDVRPVWREAYRVLRPGGALLAGFTNPICYLFDEADEAEGRLVVRYALPRQYMPPESEGGPLEWSHTLDDQIGGQLEAGFLLAGFFEDRYDPAEDLLSAFTATFIATRAIKPNW, from the coding sequence ATGGGGACCCCACGTGATATCTTACACTATAACCGTGAGGCCTGGAATCGCGAAGTGGCGCAGGGCAACCCGTGGACGATACCCGTCTCGGCGGAAGAGGTGGCGCGGGCTCGCCGGGGGGATGTGCGCATTTTACTCACCCCTTCGCGTTTTGTGCCGCGCAGTTGGTTTCCGCCAGAGTGGGAAGGTGTGCATGTGCTTTGCCTCGCCTCTGGGGGTGGGCAACAAGCCCCGCTGTTGGCTGCGGCTGGCGCGCAGGTGACCGTGCTGGATAACTCACCGGCGCAACTGGCGCGTGATGAAGAGGTGGCGGCACGCGAGGGATTGACCATTCGCACCGTGTTGGGGGATATGGCGAATGTGCACATGTTCGCTGATAACACATTTGACCTGATTGTACACCCCGTTTCCAACACATTCGTTCCCGATGTTCGCCCCGTATGGCGTGAGGCGTACCGCGTCCTGCGCCCTGGCGGGGCGTTGCTGGCTGGATTTACAAACCCCATTTGCTATTTGTTTGACGAAGCGGACGAAGCCGAGGGGCGTCTTGTGGTGCGTTATGCTTTGCCGCGTCAGTACATGCCTCCTGAGTCGGAAGGTGGACCGCTGGAGTGGAGCCATACGTTGGACGACCAGATTGGCGGGCAATTGGAGGCGGGGTTTCTGTTGGCAGGCTTTTTTGAAGACCGGTACGACCCGGCTGAAGATTTGTTATCAGCATTTACGGCAACGTTTATCGCGACGCGCGCGATCAAACCCAACTGGTAG
- a CDS encoding NYN domain-containing protein, translating to MTSQETAHPLVALFIDYENIVRSVNEHIGAPINWRIIYDAAQTYGRIIVRRAYADWSNYTHAQQDLLALGFDLVHVASYHGKNAADIRLVIDAVDLAARGETPFTHAIIASGDSDFTDLAHYLRLRGKTVVGIGVRATSALLLISACDTFHYYDDLLEKKPTANGTETLSEKKNGVETYLNAIAHKVRMSAHPDRPKAILLFYKFAQQHPNTSLLELSQAFKTFAKEQQSPISPTIANEIVHQLFHTFCFEFAPPEKEDQPLWSRRVSFAPGINNASDLLRKCDRGLLDLLMKSMPNTPIDPHLAAQMLYGSADNQRIVNYIKTILDELTAS from the coding sequence ATGACATCTCAGGAAACCGCTCACCCGCTTGTAGCCCTGTTCATTGACTATGAAAACATCGTTCGCAGTGTGAATGAGCATATTGGCGCCCCCATCAACTGGCGCATTATCTACGACGCTGCACAAACCTACGGACGCATCATCGTCCGCCGCGCCTATGCTGATTGGAGCAACTACACCCACGCCCAGCAAGATTTGCTGGCGTTGGGGTTTGACCTCGTGCATGTGGCGAGCTACCACGGCAAAAACGCCGCCGATATTCGCCTGGTGATTGACGCCGTTGACCTGGCGGCGCGTGGTGAAACCCCCTTCACCCACGCCATCATCGCATCGGGAGATAGCGACTTTACCGACCTGGCGCACTATCTGCGTCTGCGCGGCAAAACGGTTGTGGGGATTGGTGTACGTGCCACCAGTGCTTTGTTGCTCATCAGCGCGTGCGACACCTTCCACTACTACGATGATTTGCTGGAAAAGAAACCCACCGCCAACGGGACAGAAACCCTAAGCGAAAAGAAAAACGGCGTCGAAACGTATCTCAACGCCATCGCGCACAAAGTGCGCATGTCAGCGCACCCAGACCGCCCCAAGGCAATTCTGCTCTTCTACAAATTCGCTCAACAACACCCCAACACCTCGCTGCTGGAACTGAGTCAGGCGTTCAAAACCTTTGCCAAAGAGCAACAATCGCCAATCTCACCGACCATTGCCAATGAAATCGTCCATCAATTGTTCCACACGTTTTGTTTTGAATTCGCGCCCCCCGAAAAAGAAGACCAACCCCTCTGGTCGCGGCGCGTCTCGTTCGCGCCGGGCATCAACAATGCGTCCGACCTGCTTCGCAAATGCGACCGAGGCCTGCTCGATTTGTTGATGAAAAGCATGCCAAACACGCCAATAGACCCACACCTCGCGGCGCAAATGCTTTACGGCTCGGCCGACAACCAGCGCATTGTGAACTATATCAAAACGATATTGGATGAACTCACTGCTTCCTGA
- a CDS encoding NADH-quinone oxidoreductase subunit N — MNDFFALGWEALGPFLLVCATALIVMLSDLWLEDDEREWLAYFSLAGLAGAFIMAVRQFLLVSNVQQPSLAFNDMIIWDRMSSGFHVLLVGVAFVAILLLPRYLADHDNLNRGELYALMLFSVAGMMLLASARDLIVIFLGIELLSFPLYILAGFARPRVDSEEAALKYFLLGAFASGFLLYGIALIYGAVGSTNLGVISTTFTVLGVGETLTNTLFLIGLALMLVGFGFKISLAPFHQWTPDVYQGAPTPITAFMVAATKAGGMVALMRVLYTALVPAADLWVPILAILAAVTMTWGNVAALVQSNIKRMLAYSSIAHAGYMLIGVLAGSDIFVLLYLLAYALMNLGAFAVILGLRKGEDDEVLELDDFRGLSKTYPVAAVLLSLFLLSLAGFPPTAGFFTKFMIFNAGIAGNLQWLVVVAVLNSVVSVFYYARVIIKMFMQEAEENLAVSWSPDWMLSVALALTTTGVLVLGFYPALITDVLLEGSNENLLVRGISLAVSVLLVLILIGIFSLRTATHELEEEGEEVA; from the coding sequence ATGAACGACTTCTTCGCACTTGGCTGGGAAGCCTTGGGACCATTTTTGCTGGTCTGCGCTACGGCGCTCATTGTCATGTTGAGCGATTTGTGGCTGGAAGATGACGAGCGCGAATGGCTGGCATATTTTTCGCTGGCGGGGCTGGCCGGGGCGTTCATCATGGCCGTACGGCAGTTCCTGCTGGTCTCAAATGTGCAGCAGCCTTCTCTGGCGTTCAACGATATGATTATTTGGGATCGCATGTCCAGCGGTTTTCATGTGTTGCTGGTTGGCGTGGCGTTTGTAGCGATTTTGTTGTTGCCGCGCTACCTGGCCGACCATGACAATCTGAACCGCGGTGAATTGTATGCGTTGATGCTTTTCTCGGTTGCGGGGATGATGCTGTTGGCAAGCGCCCGCGACTTGATTGTTATTTTCCTGGGTATTGAATTGCTCAGTTTCCCGCTCTACATTCTGGCGGGCTTTGCGCGCCCCCGTGTGGATTCAGAAGAAGCCGCGCTCAAGTATTTCTTGCTGGGGGCGTTTGCGAGTGGGTTCTTGTTGTACGGGATTGCGCTCATCTATGGCGCGGTTGGCTCCACCAATCTGGGCGTCATCAGCACGACCTTCACCGTGCTGGGCGTTGGCGAAACGCTCACCAATACGCTGTTCCTGATTGGGCTTGCGCTGATGCTGGTGGGGTTTGGCTTCAAAATTTCGCTTGCGCCTTTCCACCAGTGGACGCCTGATGTGTATCAAGGTGCACCGACGCCCATTACGGCGTTCATGGTGGCGGCAACAAAAGCCGGTGGCATGGTGGCGCTGATGCGTGTGTTGTATACGGCGTTGGTGCCTGCCGCCGACTTGTGGGTGCCTATTCTGGCCATTCTCGCCGCTGTGACGATGACATGGGGGAACGTGGCCGCGCTTGTGCAAAGCAATATCAAGCGCATGCTCGCGTATTCCAGTATTGCGCACGCCGGCTACATGCTGATTGGCGTGTTGGCTGGCTCGGATATTTTTGTGCTGCTCTACCTCTTGGCATATGCCTTGATGAACCTGGGGGCGTTTGCCGTCATTCTCGGCTTGCGCAAGGGTGAAGACGACGAAGTCCTTGAATTGGACGATTTCAGGGGGTTGAGCAAGACCTATCCGGTGGCGGCGGTGCTCCTCAGCCTCTTTTTGCTCAGCCTGGCGGGGTTCCCCCCGACGGCGGGCTTTTTCACCAAATTCATGATTTTCAACGCTGGTATCGCCGGCAACTTGCAGTGGCTTGTGGTTGTGGCAGTGCTCAATAGCGTGGTGTCGGTATTCTACTACGCGCGTGTGATTATCAAGATGTTCATGCAGGAAGCCGAAGAAAACCTTGCCGTCTCGTGGTCGCCTGATTGGATGCTTTCGGTCGCGTTGGCGTTGACCACGACTGGCGTACTGGTGCTTGGCTTCTACCCCGCGCTGATTACGGATGTCTTGCTCGAAGGAAGCAACGAGAATTTGCTCGTGCGGGGAATTTCGCTGGCGGTTTCCGTGTTGTTGGTCTTGATTTTGATTGGCATTTTCAGCCTGCGTACCGCCACGCATGAGTTGGAAGAAGAAGGCGAGGAAGTCGCCTGA
- a CDS encoding aminopeptidase: MRSLSPEESARRIIRELLAVQPGERVMIICDRDSEMEMAHALANEVDALGGEYVISIMPSRSYKQANELPAAIAKSLEEVDCMIGLTRASGAPTYAQAVKVLYNARRLRAISMVMRTMQHFTRGGALADYRQLHAEGVRLAAIWQQARTIRVTTPLGTDIRANIGNAAPIIECGFATQPGQEAAFPDGEVSQGPNEGTAEGVIVVDGPICHVGIPDEPVRLTVKQGRVVTIEGGKAAAELRRIVEEVENADNIAEFGIGLNPNSLHNGDFEEEKKARGNVHIALGDNIFYGGQTQSAVHMDMVLYRPTVWLDETIVVQDGVLTFL, from the coding sequence ATGCGTTCTCTTTCACCCGAAGAAAGCGCCCGACGCATCATTCGGGAATTGTTGGCTGTTCAACCCGGCGAACGTGTGATGATTATCTGCGATCGCGACAGCGAAATGGAGATGGCGCATGCGCTCGCGAACGAGGTTGACGCCCTTGGCGGCGAATATGTCATCTCCATCATGCCCAGCCGCTCATACAAACAAGCCAACGAACTCCCCGCCGCCATCGCCAAAAGCCTTGAAGAAGTTGATTGCATGATTGGCCTGACACGCGCAAGCGGTGCGCCCACCTACGCCCAAGCCGTCAAAGTGCTTTACAACGCGCGGCGCTTACGCGCCATCTCGATGGTTATGCGCACCATGCAACATTTTACACGTGGGGGTGCCCTTGCGGATTACCGACAACTGCACGCCGAAGGTGTGCGGCTCGCGGCTATCTGGCAACAGGCGCGCACCATCCGCGTCACAACCCCCCTTGGCACAGATATCCGCGCCAACATCGGCAACGCGGCGCCCATCATTGAATGTGGATTTGCTACCCAGCCCGGGCAAGAAGCCGCGTTCCCCGACGGAGAAGTCTCGCAAGGTCCCAATGAAGGCACAGCAGAAGGCGTCATCGTGGTAGATGGTCCCATTTGCCATGTCGGCATTCCCGATGAACCTGTGCGATTGACCGTAAAACAAGGGCGTGTAGTGACAATAGAAGGCGGCAAAGCCGCCGCTGAGTTGCGCCGTATTGTGGAAGAGGTTGAGAACGCCGATAACATTGCCGAATTTGGGATTGGACTCAACCCGAACAGTTTACACAACGGCGATTTTGAAGAAGAAAAGAAGGCGCGCGGGAACGTGCATATTGCTTTGGGCGATAACATCTTCTACGGGGGGCAAACCCAAAGCGCTGTTCACATGGACATGGTCCTGTATCGCCCCACAGTCTGGCTGGATGAGACAATCGTCGTCCAGGATGGCGTGCTGACTTTTCTCTAA
- a CDS encoding KaiC domain-containing protein: protein MSTYQEVAPFLEGVGLLKEVAQHAPRLEGVPTGVEGLDALFFITEWQDGKPVKRSLGGIPRYSVMQVTGVSDTGKSLLVEQFAVEQARRGTSVVFVTLESPAPFVAVGLKQRAQAMGVSFGDVESHIVLVDGATYSVLRTDVPTLLSTLAHAIRTYHAEAVVIDSITGLYESREMMARDIVRSVFNFLKKWRQTGLLVSQKRSGHDALTAEAAGGYAVGHILDGSLVLAKQTVLTASQARQFGVPIGETVRLFRIDGCRLAGHDSRTHVLEITEEGLVRIGPPLQEIVG from the coding sequence ATGAGCACGTATCAGGAAGTAGCGCCGTTTTTGGAAGGTGTGGGGCTTTTGAAGGAGGTGGCGCAGCACGCGCCGCGCCTGGAAGGGGTCCCGACGGGGGTTGAAGGGCTGGATGCGCTCTTTTTCATCACCGAGTGGCAGGACGGGAAGCCGGTCAAGCGCTCGTTGGGCGGGATTCCGCGGTATAGCGTGATGCAGGTGACGGGGGTTTCTGATACGGGCAAGAGTTTGCTTGTTGAACAATTTGCTGTTGAGCAGGCGCGGCGCGGTACGTCGGTGGTGTTTGTCACACTGGAAAGCCCGGCGCCGTTTGTGGCGGTGGGCTTGAAACAACGTGCGCAGGCCATGGGGGTCTCCTTTGGGGATGTTGAATCGCATATCGTGCTGGTTGATGGAGCAACGTACTCCGTGTTGCGTACAGATGTGCCCACGTTGCTCAGCACATTGGCGCATGCTATTCGCACCTATCACGCCGAAGCCGTGGTGATTGACTCCATTACCGGTTTGTATGAGTCCCGCGAAATGATGGCGCGCGACATTGTGCGCTCGGTGTTCAACTTTTTGAAGAAATGGCGGCAAACGGGGTTGCTTGTTTCGCAAAAACGCAGTGGGCATGATGCGCTGACAGCCGAAGCCGCGGGGGGCTACGCGGTGGGGCATATTTTGGATGGCTCGCTTGTTCTCGCAAAGCAGACCGTGTTGACGGCGTCGCAGGCGCGCCAGTTTGGCGTGCCCATTGGCGAAACGGTGCGCTTGTTCCGCATTGATGGGTGTCGGCTGGCCGGGCACGATTCGCGCACGCATGTATTGGAGATTACTGAGGAGGGGTTGGTGCGCATTGGCCCACCGTTGCAGGAGATTGTGGGGTGA
- a CDS encoding NADH-quinone oxidoreductase subunit M, producing MNQFGLLSAIIFVPLLGALLIALLVPRNRMDWVRGLALGTALVELVLTLWLVARFDPTSADFQFVETHSWISLFGGNVTFLYRVGVDGISLWLIPLTALLTVVAILFSWGSIQTREREYYALMLLLTTGMMGVFTALDMFLFYIFWEVVLIPMYFLIGIWGSKNRIYATVKFVLYTMAGSALMLAAIIAFAWILVPFTQQLTFDLTVWKQAVQSGLWDAGIVSDRMETLMFLAFVLAFAIKVPLFPFHTWLPNAHVEAPTAGSVILAGVLLKMGTYGFVRFAMPLFPQASQQFAPILAGLAIVGILYGAAVAFAQRDIKSLIAYSSVSHMGFVVLGLAAMNPQGVSGSILQMVNHGLSTGALFLLIGMIYDRRHTREMSEYGGLWKVVPVYAIFFLIVALSSLGLPGLNGFAGEFMILIGAFRANQWWAVFATFGVVLGAVYMLWLYGNVFFGPITKPENETLADLNKREILALVPLVALIILIGVAPHIFVEPMQPSVARLLQEVGGTVLTMR from the coding sequence ATGAACCAGTTTGGATTGCTTTCGGCCATCATCTTCGTTCCGTTGCTTGGCGCATTGCTCATTGCCTTGCTGGTGCCACGCAACCGCATGGATTGGGTGCGTGGGTTGGCGTTGGGCACTGCGTTGGTCGAACTTGTTCTGACGCTATGGCTCGTGGCACGTTTCGACCCCACGTCGGCCGACTTTCAATTTGTCGAAACCCATTCGTGGATTTCGCTCTTTGGCGGCAACGTCACGTTTCTGTACCGTGTGGGGGTTGACGGGATTAGCCTCTGGCTGATTCCACTCACGGCGTTGCTGACAGTGGTGGCGATTTTGTTCTCGTGGGGGAGCATACAGACACGCGAGCGCGAGTACTATGCGCTCATGTTGCTGCTCACCACGGGAATGATGGGCGTTTTTACAGCGCTCGACATGTTCCTTTTCTACATCTTCTGGGAAGTTGTGCTCATCCCCATGTACTTCCTGATTGGGATTTGGGGGTCGAAGAACCGCATTTACGCGACTGTGAAATTCGTGCTCTACACTATGGCGGGGTCGGCGTTGATGCTGGCCGCCATCATCGCGTTTGCCTGGATTTTGGTGCCTTTCACCCAGCAACTCACCTTTGACCTGACCGTCTGGAAGCAGGCGGTACAATCAGGGTTGTGGGATGCCGGCATTGTCAGCGACCGCATGGAAACGCTCATGTTCCTGGCGTTTGTGCTGGCGTTTGCCATCAAAGTGCCGCTCTTCCCCTTCCACACCTGGTTGCCCAACGCCCACGTTGAAGCGCCGACCGCTGGTTCGGTCATTCTGGCGGGCGTCTTGCTGAAAATGGGGACCTATGGCTTCGTGCGGTTTGCGATGCCTTTGTTCCCGCAAGCCTCACAACAGTTCGCGCCCATTCTGGCGGGGCTTGCGATTGTGGGCATTCTCTATGGGGCGGCGGTGGCGTTCGCCCAACGTGATATCAAGAGCCTGATTGCCTATTCTTCGGTGAGCCACATGGGTTTTGTTGTCCTGGGTTTGGCCGCGATGAACCCGCAAGGCGTGAGCGGTAGCATTTTGCAAATGGTCAACCACGGTTTGAGCACGGGGGCGCTCTTCTTGCTCATCGGCATGATTTACGACCGCCGCCATACACGCGAAATGTCGGAATACGGCGGTTTGTGGAAAGTCGTGCCGGTGTACGCCATCTTCTTTTTGATTGTGGCGCTCTCAAGCCTGGGCTTGCCTGGGTTGAATGGGTTTGCCGGTGAGTTCATGATTCTCATTGGGGCTTTCCGCGCGAACCAGTGGTGGGCGGTGTTTGCCACCTTTGGTGTGGTGTTGGGGGCGGTGTACATGCTCTGGCTGTACGGCAACGTCTTCTTTGGCCCCATCACCAAGCCGGAAAACGAAACGTTGGCTGACTTGAACAAACGCGAAATCCTGGCGCTTGTGCCGCTGGTGGCGCTTATCATTCTCATTGGTGTTGCGCCGCACATTTTTGTCGAACCCATGCAGCCCAGTGTCGCACGTCTGTTGCAGGAAGTGGGCGGCACCGTTTTGACGATGCGGTAA